From a single Vanacampus margaritifer isolate UIUO_Vmar chromosome 15, RoL_Vmar_1.0, whole genome shotgun sequence genomic region:
- the LOC144035442 gene encoding serine/threonine-protein phosphatase PP1-beta catalytic subunit isoform X1, translating into MAEGELDVDSLISRLLEVRGCRPGKIVQMTEAEVRGLCIKSREIFLSQPILLELEAPLKICGDIHGQYTDLLRLFEYGGFPPEANYLFLGDYVDRGKQSLETICLLLAYKIKYPENFFLLRGNHECASINRIYGFYDECKRRFNIKLWKTFTDCFNCLPIAAIVDEKIFCCHGGLSPDLQSMEQIRRIMRPTDVPDTGLLCDLLWSDPDKDVQGWGENDRGVSFTFGADVVSKFLNRHDLDLICRAHQVVEDGYEFFAKRQLVTLFSAPNYCGEFDNAGGMMSVDETLMCSFQILKPSEKKAKYQYGGMNSGRPVTPPRTAQPPKKR; encoded by the exons TGCGAGGATGTCGTCCGGGGAAGATCGTCCAGATGACGGAGGCCGAGGTGCGGGGCCTCTGCATCAAGTCCCGGGAGATTTTCCTTAGTCAGCCCATTCTTCTGGAGCTGGAGGCTCCGCTCAAAATCTGTG GTGACATCCACGGGCAGTACACAGACTTGCTCAGGCTCTTCGAGTACGGCGGCTTCCCCCCAGAGGCCAACTACCTGTTCCTGGGCGACTACGTGGACAGGGGGAAGCAGTCCTTAGAGACAATCTGCCTGCTACTGGCGTACAAGATCAAGTATCCCGAGAACTTCTTCTTGCTGCGGGGCAATCATGAGTGCGCCTCCATCAACCGCATCTATGGCTTCTATGACGAGT GCAAGCGGCGGTTCAACATCAAGCTGTGGAAGACTTTCACCGACTGCTTCAACTGCTTGCCTATCGCCGCCATTGTGGACGAGAAGATCTTCTGCTGCCACGGAG GTCTGTCCCCTGACCTGCAGTCTATGGAGCAGATTAGACGCATCATGAGACCCACAGATGTGCCAGACACAG GCCTCCTGTGCGACCTCTTGTGGTCGGATCCAGACAAGGACGTGCAGGGCTGGGGCGAAAACGACCGCGGCGTCTCCTTCACGTTTGGAGCCGACGTGGTCAGCAAGTTCCTCAATCGGCACGACCTGGACCTCATTTGCAGAGCCCACCAG GTGGTGGAAGACGGTTACGAGTTCTTTGCAAAGAGGCAGCTGGTAACGCTGTTTTCAGCTCCCAACTACTGCGGCGAGTTCGACAACGCCGGCGGCATGATGAGCGTGGACGAAACCCTCATGTGTTCCTTTCAG ATCCTGAAGCCCTCCGAGAAGAAAGCAAAGTACCAGTACGGCGGTATGAACTCCGGCCGGCCCGTTACTCCTCCCCGTACAGCGCAACCTCCCAAAAAGCGATGA
- the LOC144035442 gene encoding serine/threonine-protein phosphatase PP1-beta catalytic subunit isoform X2 — protein MTEAEVRGLCIKSREIFLSQPILLELEAPLKICGDIHGQYTDLLRLFEYGGFPPEANYLFLGDYVDRGKQSLETICLLLAYKIKYPENFFLLRGNHECASINRIYGFYDECKRRFNIKLWKTFTDCFNCLPIAAIVDEKIFCCHGGLSPDLQSMEQIRRIMRPTDVPDTGLLCDLLWSDPDKDVQGWGENDRGVSFTFGADVVSKFLNRHDLDLICRAHQVVEDGYEFFAKRQLVTLFSAPNYCGEFDNAGGMMSVDETLMCSFQILKPSEKKAKYQYGGMNSGRPVTPPRTAQPPKKR, from the exons ATGACGGAGGCCGAGGTGCGGGGCCTCTGCATCAAGTCCCGGGAGATTTTCCTTAGTCAGCCCATTCTTCTGGAGCTGGAGGCTCCGCTCAAAATCTGTG GTGACATCCACGGGCAGTACACAGACTTGCTCAGGCTCTTCGAGTACGGCGGCTTCCCCCCAGAGGCCAACTACCTGTTCCTGGGCGACTACGTGGACAGGGGGAAGCAGTCCTTAGAGACAATCTGCCTGCTACTGGCGTACAAGATCAAGTATCCCGAGAACTTCTTCTTGCTGCGGGGCAATCATGAGTGCGCCTCCATCAACCGCATCTATGGCTTCTATGACGAGT GCAAGCGGCGGTTCAACATCAAGCTGTGGAAGACTTTCACCGACTGCTTCAACTGCTTGCCTATCGCCGCCATTGTGGACGAGAAGATCTTCTGCTGCCACGGAG GTCTGTCCCCTGACCTGCAGTCTATGGAGCAGATTAGACGCATCATGAGACCCACAGATGTGCCAGACACAG GCCTCCTGTGCGACCTCTTGTGGTCGGATCCAGACAAGGACGTGCAGGGCTGGGGCGAAAACGACCGCGGCGTCTCCTTCACGTTTGGAGCCGACGTGGTCAGCAAGTTCCTCAATCGGCACGACCTGGACCTCATTTGCAGAGCCCACCAG GTGGTGGAAGACGGTTACGAGTTCTTTGCAAAGAGGCAGCTGGTAACGCTGTTTTCAGCTCCCAACTACTGCGGCGAGTTCGACAACGCCGGCGGCATGATGAGCGTGGACGAAACCCTCATGTGTTCCTTTCAG ATCCTGAAGCCCTCCGAGAAGAAAGCAAAGTACCAGTACGGCGGTATGAACTCCGGCCGGCCCGTTACTCCTCCCCGTACAGCGCAACCTCCCAAAAAGCGATGA